The Erythrobacter aurantius genome includes a window with the following:
- a CDS encoding DUF3419 family protein: MTVQPKRIIADAVVRKDASVGDKLLDKAFALAFNGLVYAQIWEDPVVDMEGLAIQPDSRVMCIASGSCNALSYLIADPAQVTAVDLNRAHVALGQLKITAIKHLPSYERFQRFFGHADHAENKAVYKEMIAPHLDAESRKYWEKRDIKGRRRISYFTKGLYKRGLLGNFIGLAHLFAKLYKIDLSKLLKAETLEEQREVFEKELAPVFDKKFIRWLTDQPASLFGLGIPPAQFDELAGDERMAEVLRRRLEKLACDFEIKDNYFAWQAFGRGYDRKEDAPLPPYLQRQNWEIMRERIDRLDVVRANMVHWIGEREEASLDRFVLLDAQDWMNNAQLDELWTRITRAARPGARVLFRTAAEPSLLPGRLDDAILSKWRYLEETSADLTARDRSSIYGGVHLYELA; encoded by the coding sequence ATGACAGTGCAGCCCAAACGCATCATCGCAGACGCAGTCGTGCGCAAGGACGCCTCGGTCGGCGACAAGCTGCTCGACAAGGCTTTCGCCCTCGCCTTCAATGGCCTCGTCTATGCCCAGATATGGGAAGACCCGGTTGTGGACATGGAAGGCCTCGCGATCCAGCCTGACAGCCGCGTGATGTGCATCGCCAGCGGCAGCTGCAACGCGCTGTCCTATCTCATCGCCGATCCCGCGCAGGTGACGGCGGTGGACCTGAACCGCGCACATGTGGCGCTTGGCCAGCTCAAGATCACAGCGATCAAGCATCTGCCCAGTTACGAGCGTTTCCAGCGCTTCTTCGGCCATGCCGACCACGCCGAAAACAAGGCTGTTTATAAGGAGATGATTGCCCCGCATCTCGACGCGGAAAGCCGCAAGTACTGGGAAAAGCGCGACATCAAGGGCCGGCGCCGGATCAGCTACTTCACCAAGGGCCTCTACAAGCGCGGCCTGCTGGGCAACTTCATCGGTTTGGCACACCTGTTTGCCAAGCTGTACAAGATCGACCTGTCAAAGCTGCTCAAAGCCGAAACGCTGGAAGAACAGCGCGAGGTGTTCGAGAAAGAGCTGGCACCGGTCTTCGACAAGAAGTTCATCCGCTGGCTGACCGATCAACCCGCCTCGCTGTTCGGCCTCGGCATCCCGCCCGCCCAGTTTGACGAGTTGGCCGGTGACGAGCGGATGGCTGAAGTGCTGCGACGGCGGCTGGAGAAGCTCGCCTGCGACTTCGAGATCAAGGACAACTACTTCGCGTGGCAGGCATTCGGCCGGGGTTACGACCGCAAGGAAGACGCGCCCCTGCCACCCTATCTCCAGCGCCAGAACTGGGAGATCATGCGCGAGCGGATTGACCGGCTCGATGTGGTGCGCGCCAACATGGTGCATTGGATCGGCGAGCGGGAGGAGGCATCGCTTGACCGGTTCGTACTGCTCGATGCGCAGGATTGGATGAACAACGCCCAGCTCGACGAACTATGGACCCGTATCACCCGCGCTGCCCGGCCCGGTGCGCGGGTGCTGTTCCGGACGGCTGCCGAGCCAAGCCTGCTGCCCGGAAGGCTGGACGATGCGATCCTGTCGAAATGGCGGTATCTGGAGGAGACATCGGCGGACCTGACTGCGCGCGACCGCTCCTCGATCTATGGCGGCGTCCACCTTTACGAGCTGGCGTGA
- a CDS encoding threonine ammonia-lyase, producing the protein MKDSIRKPTQAGVIAAADSIAAILPPTPLLPVEINGTGCWVKAENLQPIGAFKIRGGWWRLSCLDEEGRKGGVVAVSSGNHAQGVAWAAKRLGIAATIVMPRDAPQVKLANTRALGADIVLYERPGEDRDEVAASLIAENGGTLVHAFGDSWVIEGQGSAGIEATAQMGHAPSRFIVCCGGGGLAAGLALACPNSAIHVVEPEGWDMVGQALTAGEIVHAAPDAPKTICDALQPNATKAINLDVLHGRAEPGVSVSDAEVRTAQRWAFANLRMVIEPGGAAALAAALAGKVPVDADTVIMLTGGNADPARFAETITGGDASVDTVTLPTRSGNMSGV; encoded by the coding sequence ATGAAGGACAGCATCCGCAAACCGACTCAGGCAGGCGTGATCGCCGCCGCAGACAGCATCGCCGCTATCCTGCCCCCCACCCCGCTGTTGCCGGTGGAGATCAACGGCACGGGCTGCTGGGTCAAGGCGGAGAACCTGCAACCCATCGGCGCGTTCAAGATCAGGGGCGGCTGGTGGCGGCTTTCCTGCCTCGACGAAGAGGGCCGCAAGGGCGGCGTTGTCGCCGTGTCTTCGGGCAATCACGCGCAGGGCGTCGCATGGGCGGCGAAGCGGCTGGGTATCGCCGCGACAATCGTGATGCCCCGCGACGCGCCGCAGGTGAAGCTGGCGAACACTCGCGCGTTGGGCGCAGACATTGTGCTGTACGAGCGGCCCGGAGAAGACCGCGACGAAGTGGCGGCAAGCCTGATCGCGGAGAACGGCGGCACGCTCGTTCATGCCTTTGGCGATTCGTGGGTGATCGAAGGGCAAGGCAGCGCCGGGATCGAAGCGACCGCGCAAATGGGCCATGCGCCGTCGCGCTTCATCGTGTGCTGCGGCGGCGGAGGGCTCGCGGCGGGGCTGGCTCTGGCTTGCCCCAACAGCGCGATCCACGTGGTCGAACCCGAAGGCTGGGACATGGTCGGCCAGGCGTTGACGGCGGGAGAAATCGTCCACGCCGCGCCCGATGCGCCCAAGACGATCTGCGATGCTCTGCAACCCAACGCGACCAAGGCAATCAACCTTGACGTGCTGCATGGCCGCGCGGAGCCAGGCGTCAGCGTCTCCGATGCGGAGGTGCGGACGGCGCAGCGATGGGCTTTTGCCAACCTTCGCATGGTGATCGAACCGGGCGGCGCGGCGGCGCTGGCGGCGGCGCTGGCGGGCAAGGTGCCGGTGGATGCGGATACCGTGATCATGCTGACCGGGGGCAACGCCGATCCCGCCCGCTTCGCCGAAACGATCACGGGCGGCGATGCATCTGTGGATACCGTCACATTGCCGACACGCAGCGGCAATATGTCGGGCGTCTGA
- a CDS encoding saccharopine dehydrogenase family protein: MSKVLVIGAGGVSSVCVHKMAMNADIFPDIHLASRTKSKCDAIAASVKQRTGVDIKTYEIDAEEVPAMINLIKKVEATLVVNLALPYQDLPIMDACLAAGVDYLDTANYEPKDEAKFEYKWQWAYHDRFKEAGLMALLGSGFDPGVTSVFTMWLKKHKLKTIRQLDILDCNGGDHGQHFATNFNPEINIREVTAPARHWENGEWVETPAMQVKTEFDFEAVGPKNAYLMYHEELESLAKFVPELERARFWMTFGDAYITHLTVLQNVGMTSIEPVKYQGKEIIPLQFLAAVLPKPETLGETTKGNTNIGVIATGEALDGSGEKTFYINNICSHEAAYEETGNQAVSYTTGVPAMIGAAMMVTGKWAGDGVFNMEEMDPDPFMDMLNAHGLPWKVVEMDGPVSF; encoded by the coding sequence ATGTCGAAAGTGCTGGTAATCGGGGCAGGCGGCGTCAGCAGCGTTTGCGTCCACAAGATGGCGATGAATGCGGATATCTTCCCCGACATCCATCTCGCCAGCCGCACCAAATCGAAATGCGATGCCATCGCCGCCAGCGTGAAGCAGCGCACCGGGGTCGATATCAAGACTTACGAGATCGACGCCGAGGAAGTCCCGGCGATGATCAACCTGATCAAGAAGGTCGAGGCGACACTCGTCGTCAACCTCGCGCTGCCGTATCAGGATTTGCCGATAATGGATGCGTGCCTTGCTGCCGGTGTCGATTACCTCGACACCGCCAATTATGAGCCCAAGGACGAGGCAAAGTTCGAATACAAGTGGCAGTGGGCCTATCATGATCGCTTCAAGGAAGCGGGGCTGATGGCGCTGCTGGGTTCGGGTTTCGATCCAGGCGTGACCAGCGTTTTCACCATGTGGCTGAAGAAGCACAAACTGAAGACGATCCGCCAGCTCGACATCCTCGATTGCAACGGCGGCGATCACGGTCAGCATTTCGCCACCAACTTCAACCCGGAAATCAACATCCGCGAAGTGACTGCGCCCGCGCGTCATTGGGAAAACGGCGAGTGGGTCGAAACCCCGGCGATGCAGGTGAAGACCGAATTCGACTTTGAAGCGGTGGGCCCGAAAAACGCCTATCTGATGTATCACGAAGAGCTGGAAAGCCTCGCCAAATTTGTGCCCGAGCTTGAGCGTGCGCGTTTCTGGATGACCTTTGGCGATGCCTACATCACCCACCTCACGGTGCTGCAGAATGTCGGCATGACCAGCATCGAACCGGTGAAGTATCAGGGCAAGGAAATCATCCCCCTGCAATTCCTTGCCGCCGTGCTGCCCAAGCCTGAGACACTGGGTGAGACGACCAAGGGCAACACCAATATCGGCGTGATCGCGACGGGTGAGGCGCTCGACGGGTCGGGCGAAAAGACGTTCTACATCAATAATATCTGCAGCCACGAAGCAGCCTATGAGGAAACCGGCAATCAGGCGGTGTCCTACACCACCGGCGTCCCCGCCATGATCGGCGCGGCCATGATGGTGACCGGAAAATGGGCAGGGGACGGCGTGTTCAACATGGAAGAAATGGACCCCGATCCGTTCATGGACATGCTGAACGCGCACGGCCTGCCGTGGAAGGTCGTGGAAATGGACGGGCCGGTTTCTTTCTGA
- a CDS encoding carboxynorspermidine decarboxylase, which produces METKAGDPGAFAHFDLSRVDTPAFVVDAAKIRANCQVLAGIRDAAAADGANIKVFAALKAFSMWSVAPIIGEYLDGVSTSGLWEARLASEFYDGEIATYSAAYKPEDLEEICRLSDHVIFNSPAQMQRAALILDHAATTGGDVSVGLRINPQVPTGEVAKYDPSAPGSRLGFPLDQLTEEMMEGVEGIHFHNLCEQTFEPLRQTWDRVFDAIEPYFGQLKWINMGGGHHITRADYERDELVEFLKDAAEDTGAEIILEPGEAVALDAGILVGTLLDTFFNEVPIGVTDISATCHMPDVLEAPYRPAMLGELTDEAQIPIRLGGPSCLAGDVIGDYRLPVPADPGARFAFLDQAHYSMVKTNTFNGVQLPSIWLWDSETDALECVKRFDYEDFRDRLS; this is translated from the coding sequence ATGGAAACCAAAGCCGGCGATCCGGGGGCTTTTGCCCATTTTGACCTGTCGCGCGTCGATACGCCCGCATTCGTGGTGGATGCGGCGAAGATCCGCGCCAATTGTCAGGTGCTGGCCGGGATCCGCGATGCTGCGGCGGCTGATGGCGCGAATATCAAGGTGTTCGCAGCATTGAAGGCGTTCTCAATGTGGTCGGTCGCGCCGATCATCGGGGAATATCTCGATGGCGTTTCGACCAGCGGATTGTGGGAAGCGCGGCTCGCCAGCGAGTTCTACGATGGCGAGATCGCGACCTATTCCGCCGCCTACAAGCCCGAAGATCTTGAGGAAATCTGCCGCCTTTCGGATCACGTGATCTTCAACAGCCCGGCGCAGATGCAGCGCGCTGCGCTGATCCTCGATCACGCGGCGACGACCGGGGGCGATGTCTCCGTTGGCCTGCGGATCAATCCGCAGGTGCCCACGGGCGAAGTCGCCAAATATGATCCCAGCGCACCCGGATCGCGGCTCGGCTTCCCGCTCGACCAGCTGACCGAGGAGATGATGGAAGGGGTGGAGGGCATCCACTTCCACAATCTGTGCGAACAAACCTTCGAGCCGCTGCGCCAGACCTGGGATCGGGTTTTCGATGCGATCGAGCCCTATTTCGGGCAGCTCAAGTGGATCAACATGGGCGGGGGTCACCACATCACCCGTGCCGATTACGAGCGCGATGAACTGGTCGAATTCCTGAAAGACGCAGCCGAGGATACGGGCGCGGAAATCATCCTGGAGCCGGGCGAGGCCGTGGCGCTGGATGCGGGGATACTGGTGGGCACGCTGCTCGACACCTTCTTCAACGAAGTGCCGATCGGCGTGACCGACATCTCCGCAACCTGCCACATGCCCGATGTGTTGGAGGCGCCTTATCGCCCCGCGATGCTGGGCGAACTGACCGACGAGGCACAGATCCCGATCCGTCTGGGCGGGCCGTCCTGCCTCGCAGGGGACGTGATCGGCGACTATCGCCTGCCTGTCCCCGCCGATCCGGGCGCGCGTTTCGCGTTCCTCGATCAGGCGCATTATTCGATGGTGAAGACCAACACTTTCAACGGGGTGCAGCTGCCGTCGATCTGGCTGTGGGACAGCGAAACCGACGCGCTCGAATGCGTGAAGCGGTTTGATTACGAGGATTTCCGCGACCGGCTGAGCTAA
- a CDS encoding DUF3137 domain-containing protein, protein MRADIQGLMGGELGNWLADQQSMREAARKKAFNRWFYGGIALLPLIAFLWFVPGIGSWRMVVPLIAFTALSAWGYAPISEAKRAIKVGINSVIAREFGIEYSHDVTPGPEYEAARTYGLIPGCDRDGFEDYWHGTLEGHGFELYEAHLEERRGSGKNRRWVTVFRGAIMRMEFGRPFHSTTLLQRAGKHRKWLGLGGRADHATFRGHRLDYVDQVHPDFEDVFEVWSDDQVEARVLIHPSYVEHLLALENAFHGDAVRAIFTRGEVILAVESGDLFESGSMNADEDHARVAEAAQQFGAMAGLALAINQNERGRVLRAD, encoded by the coding sequence ATGCGCGCCGATATTCAGGGATTGATGGGAGGGGAGCTGGGAAACTGGCTGGCCGATCAGCAATCCATGCGCGAAGCGGCGCGCAAGAAGGCGTTCAACCGCTGGTTTTACGGCGGGATCGCGCTGTTGCCGCTGATCGCTTTCCTGTGGTTCGTGCCGGGCATCGGATCATGGCGCATGGTTGTTCCTCTGATCGCCTTCACCGCGCTTTCGGCATGGGGATATGCGCCGATCAGCGAAGCCAAGCGCGCGATCAAGGTCGGCATCAATTCCGTCATCGCACGCGAGTTCGGCATTGAGTATTCGCACGATGTCACCCCCGGCCCCGAATACGAGGCTGCGCGCACCTACGGCCTGATCCCCGGCTGCGACCGCGACGGTTTCGAGGATTACTGGCACGGCACGCTCGAAGGGCACGGCTTCGAGCTTTACGAGGCCCATCTTGAGGAACGACGCGGTTCGGGCAAGAACCGCCGCTGGGTCACGGTGTTTCGCGGGGCGATCATGCGGATGGAGTTCGGCCGCCCGTTCCATTCCACCACCCTGCTCCAGCGCGCGGGAAAGCATCGTAAGTGGCTGGGCCTTGGCGGGCGGGCGGACCATGCAACCTTTCGCGGCCACCGGCTCGACTATGTCGATCAGGTCCACCCCGATTTCGAGGACGTGTTCGAGGTCTGGAGCGATGATCAGGTGGAGGCACGCGTGCTGATCCACCCGTCCTATGTCGAACACCTGCTCGCGCTGGAAAATGCTTTCCACGGTGATGCCGTCAGGGCGATTTTCACCCGCGGCGAGGTGATCCTCGCGGTCGAAAGCGGCGATCTGTTCGAAAGCGGTTCGATGAACGCGGACGAAGACCACGCCCGCGTCGCCGAAGCCGCACAGCAATTTGGCGCGATGGCGGGCCTTGCGCTGGCGATCAACCAGAACGAACGCGGGCGGGTGCTGCGCGCCGATTAG
- a CDS encoding LemA family protein, producing the protein MGFSTWIVLGALVVIAFVVIGIYNRLVGLRQNVRQGRADIDAQLRQRHDLIPNLVETVKGYAGHEASTLEAVIQARNAAAKGDPDSGSEKGLRVALDNLLALGEAYPDLKASANFQELQRELADIEDKLAAARRALNAAVARYNTARENFPAVLVAGSLGFQPADFNQLDDSERGTVDQVPHVGF; encoded by the coding sequence ATGGGATTTTCGACCTGGATCGTTCTTGGCGCGCTGGTGGTGATCGCCTTCGTGGTGATCGGCATCTACAACCGGCTCGTCGGCCTCAGGCAGAACGTGCGGCAGGGCAGGGCCGATATCGACGCGCAATTGCGCCAGCGGCACGATCTCATCCCCAATCTGGTCGAAACGGTGAAAGGCTATGCCGGGCATGAGGCGTCGACGCTCGAAGCGGTGATCCAGGCCCGCAACGCGGCGGCCAAGGGTGATCCCGACAGCGGCAGCGAAAAGGGGCTGCGCGTCGCGCTCGACAATCTGCTCGCGCTGGGGGAGGCCTATCCCGATCTCAAGGCCTCGGCCAATTTTCAGGAATTGCAGCGCGAGCTTGCCGATATCGAGGACAAGCTTGCCGCCGCCCGCCGTGCGCTCAATGCCGCGGTGGCCCGTTACAACACCGCGCGCGAGAATTTCCCCGCCGTTCTGGTGGCCGGATCGCTCGGTTTCCAGCCCGCCGATTTCAACCAGCTTGACGACAGCGAACGCGGCACCGTGGATCAGGTCCCGCACGTCGGATTTTAG
- a CDS encoding type III PLP-dependent enzyme, translating to MHIYPDAQAVARALRPDEPVILNRPHAARRAARFFVDKFPGKVLYAVKSNPAPDLIEVLWDAGVTHYDVASIAEVRLVRAALPEATLCFMHPIKTPSAIREAYFKHGVKTFSLDSVEELEKIVEACRNPETGEAARDLRLCVRLRVSSEYSELSLASKFGCDLLEAPALLQQVRQHCDWLGICFHVGSQAMTPFAFVQALDRTRAAIAEASVVIDMIDVGGGFPSIYPGMEPPPLEDYFQIIHQHFYALPIAYNAELWCEPGRALCAEYSSMIVKVEKRRGNELYINDGAYGALYDAAHVAWRFPVEALEDDLRDAKEDFAFYGPTCDDADYMAGPFALPGDIQAGDFIEIGMLGAYGAAMKTGFNGFGEAEVVIVEDEPMMSMFDGSRVRVDSDNVVSLR from the coding sequence TTGCACATCTATCCTGACGCCCAGGCTGTAGCGCGGGCACTTCGCCCCGACGAACCAGTCATTCTCAATCGCCCGCATGCCGCGCGGCGCGCCGCCCGTTTCTTTGTCGACAAGTTTCCCGGCAAGGTTCTGTATGCGGTGAAGTCCAACCCCGCACCCGATCTGATCGAGGTGCTGTGGGACGCGGGCGTGACTCATTACGATGTCGCCTCGATCGCCGAGGTTCGACTGGTGCGCGCTGCGCTGCCGGAAGCGACCTTGTGCTTCATGCACCCGATCAAGACGCCTAGCGCCATCCGCGAAGCCTATTTCAAGCATGGCGTGAAGACCTTCAGCCTCGACAGCGTCGAAGAGCTGGAGAAGATCGTCGAGGCCTGCCGTAATCCCGAAACCGGCGAAGCTGCGCGCGACCTGCGCCTGTGCGTTCGCCTGCGTGTGTCTTCGGAATATTCGGAGCTGTCGCTGGCGTCGAAATTCGGCTGCGACCTGCTCGAAGCGCCTGCGCTGTTGCAGCAAGTCCGCCAGCATTGCGATTGGCTGGGCATCTGCTTCCACGTCGGCAGCCAGGCGATGACGCCGTTTGCCTTCGTCCAGGCGCTTGACCGCACCCGTGCCGCGATTGCCGAAGCTTCGGTGGTGATCGACATGATCGATGTCGGCGGGGGTTTCCCGTCGATCTATCCGGGCATGGAGCCGCCGCCGCTGGAGGACTATTTCCAGATCATCCACCAGCACTTCTACGCGCTGCCGATCGCCTACAACGCCGAGCTGTGGTGCGAACCGGGCCGTGCGCTGTGCGCCGAATATTCGAGCATGATCGTCAAGGTCGAAAAGCGTCGCGGGAACGAATTGTACATCAACGATGGCGCTTACGGCGCGCTCTACGATGCGGCGCATGTCGCGTGGCGATTCCCGGTGGAGGCGCTGGAAGACGATTTGCGCGACGCCAAGGAAGACTTCGCCTTCTACGGCCCGACCTGTGATGATGCCGACTATATGGCCGGTCCCTTCGCTCTGCCCGGAGACATCCAGGCTGGCGATTTCATCGAGATCGGAATGCTGGGGGCATACGGCGCAGCGATGAAGACCGGCTTCAACGGTTTCGGCGAAGCCGAAGTCGTTATCGTCGAGGACGAACCGATGATGAGCATGTTCGACGGCAGCCGCGTGCGCGTCGACAGCGATAATGTGGTGAGTTTGCGCTAA
- a CDS encoding helix-turn-helix transcriptional regulator has product MTKASTSTQNRGGLRISLVAAIVVIQAVAAVFFIADAAMDLAAGEWGLHIIAEVVIALALMAGVGLGAWQTRRMIEQSRRDEQTLKLARGAIADVITQRFSEWGLSDAESEVALFALKGFETGEIAGLRSVAEGTVRAQLTSIYAKAGVGSRHALASLFLDELIEIGPGEESSQPA; this is encoded by the coding sequence ATGACCAAGGCATCAACATCGACGCAAAACCGCGGCGGCCTGCGCATCTCGCTGGTCGCCGCGATCGTCGTGATCCAAGCGGTTGCTGCGGTTTTTTTCATCGCCGACGCGGCGATGGATCTGGCGGCGGGAGAATGGGGCCTGCACATCATCGCGGAAGTGGTGATTGCCCTCGCCCTGATGGCGGGCGTGGGCCTTGGCGCGTGGCAGACCCGCCGGATGATCGAACAGTCGCGGCGCGACGAGCAGACGCTCAAGCTGGCGCGCGGAGCCATTGCCGATGTCATAACCCAGCGCTTCAGCGAATGGGGCCTGAGCGATGCTGAAAGCGAAGTCGCGCTGTTTGCGCTGAAAGGGTTTGAAACCGGCGAAATAGCCGGCCTCAGAAGCGTGGCGGAGGGGACCGTGAGAGCGCAACTAACGTCAATCTACGCCAAGGCCGGAGTCGGATCGCGCCACGCTCTTGCAAGCCTGTTTCTCGATGAATTGATCGAGATCGGTCCGGGCGAGGAATCAAGCCAGCCCGCATAA
- a CDS encoding cytochrome b/b6 domain-containing protein has protein sequence MTQDQTPAKRWDPLVKITHWGVAAIVVCNALIVGEGSIAHIWAGYTLAGLLSLRLLWGVIGTRPARFASFPPSPSRALAHIRAIREGRREEHDSHNPLGALMAYAIWACIGVIVASGIAMAGAPPAIDASTTPAQIISGEAEEGEHGEYREHGEDDEYGEGGEEDEGEEVLEEVHEIAVNLLYLLILLHIGGVAFETARSGKRTITAMLPGGK, from the coding sequence ATGACACAGGACCAGACACCCGCGAAACGCTGGGACCCGCTGGTGAAGATAACCCATTGGGGCGTTGCCGCTATTGTGGTGTGCAACGCGCTGATCGTGGGCGAAGGCTCGATTGCGCATATCTGGGCGGGCTACACACTGGCCGGCTTGCTTTCGCTTAGGCTGCTGTGGGGCGTGATTGGCACCCGCCCGGCGCGTTTTGCCTCTTTCCCGCCAAGCCCTTCGCGCGCGCTGGCGCATATCCGGGCAATCCGCGAAGGGCGGCGTGAAGAGCATGACTCGCACAATCCGCTGGGCGCGCTGATGGCTTATGCGATCTGGGCCTGCATTGGCGTGATCGTTGCCAGTGGCATCGCAATGGCAGGTGCCCCGCCAGCCATCGACGCTTCGACCACTCCGGCCCAGATCATTTCGGGCGAAGCAGAAGAAGGCGAGCATGGCGAGTATCGCGAGCACGGCGAAGATGATGAGTATGGCGAAGGCGGCGAAGAAGACGAAGGCGAGGAAGTGCTGGAAGAAGTGCACGAGATAGCCGTCAACCTTCTCTATCTGCTGATCCTGCTGCATATTGGCGGCGTGGCATTCGAAACCGCACGCAGTGGCAAGCGGACAATCACGGCAATGCTGCCCGGAGGGAAATGA
- a CDS encoding nitroreductase: MYGNPDQKYDEVVLGRRSIRGYLDKPVPRELIEEVLTMAMRSPSSMNTQPYHFHVITGEPLDRIRKGNTERILAGEPDSREFRKGHPFQGVHRDRQVGCAIQLFEAMGIGRDDKEKRQDWVLRGFRQFDAPVCVIVTYDKELSNADDTVFDCGAVTTALVNAAWSRGLGCVINSQGIMQSPVVREHANIPDDQVIMKAIAMGWPDPDFPANPVKITRRSVDEAARFVGFD; encoded by the coding sequence GTGTACGGCAATCCAGATCAGAAATATGACGAAGTCGTCCTCGGGCGACGCTCGATCCGGGGCTATCTCGACAAGCCTGTTCCGCGAGAGCTGATCGAGGAAGTGCTGACGATGGCGATGCGTTCGCCGTCCTCGATGAACACCCAGCCCTATCACTTCCACGTCATCACCGGCGAACCGCTCGATCGCATCCGCAAGGGCAATACCGAGCGCATTCTGGCGGGCGAACCCGACAGCCGCGAATTCCGCAAGGGTCACCCGTTTCAGGGCGTGCACCGCGATCGTCAGGTCGGCTGCGCGATCCAGCTGTTCGAAGCGATGGGCATCGGCCGCGACGACAAGGAAAAGCGGCAGGACTGGGTGCTACGCGGTTTCCGCCAGTTCGATGCGCCGGTGTGTGTTATCGTCACCTATGACAAGGAACTGTCCAACGCCGACGACACTGTGTTCGATTGCGGCGCTGTCACCACCGCGCTCGTCAACGCGGCATGGTCACGCGGGCTCGGTTGTGTGATCAACTCACAAGGGATCATGCAATCGCCCGTAGTGCGCGAACACGCCAATATCCCGGACGATCAGGTCATCATGAAAGCCATCGCAATGGGCTGGCCCGATCCGGATTTCCCCGCCAACCCGGTAAAGATCACCCGCCGCAGTGTTGACGAAGCGGCACGGTTCGTGGGGTTTGATTGA
- a CDS encoding TauD/TfdA dioxygenase family protein — protein sequence MATTSDRAKLDTGTLDIRPMTPAIGAEIHSIDLGAPDIAKRVPEIRAALLKHGVIFFRDQHLTQEAHIAFARHFGELEVHPATPKDQPNPEVLKIAYGTKSRGQENHWHSDVTWRECPSLGSILLAREVPECGGDTLFANMHLAYERLSDQMKRLCEGLTAVHDISRVFAKRLGKQPEELHDTYPPMRHPVIRTHPETGERAIYVNTAFTSHIEGLSKEESRWLLDHLYKTAWDVEIQCRFRWQAGSVAFWDNRVCQHFAVSDYFPARRVMERVTIAGDRPFFTP from the coding sequence ATGGCCACCACATCCGACCGGGCAAAGCTCGATACGGGCACGCTCGATATACGTCCGATGACACCCGCCATCGGCGCGGAAATCCACAGCATCGATCTGGGCGCTCCCGACATTGCCAAACGCGTCCCCGAAATCCGCGCCGCTCTGCTGAAGCACGGAGTCATCTTCTTTCGCGATCAGCACCTGACGCAGGAAGCGCATATCGCCTTTGCACGCCATTTCGGCGAGCTGGAAGTGCACCCGGCCACACCCAAGGACCAGCCCAACCCCGAGGTGCTGAAGATCGCCTACGGGACGAAAAGCCGTGGGCAGGAGAACCACTGGCATTCCGACGTGACCTGGCGTGAATGCCCTTCGCTCGGGTCCATCCTGCTCGCCCGCGAAGTGCCCGAATGTGGCGGCGACACGCTGTTTGCGAACATGCACCTCGCCTATGAACGGCTGAGCGACCAGATGAAGCGGTTGTGCGAAGGTTTGACGGCGGTGCACGACATCAGCCGCGTCTTTGCCAAACGGCTGGGCAAGCAGCCCGAGGAATTGCACGACACCTATCCGCCGATGCGCCACCCGGTGATCCGCACCCATCCCGAAACGGGCGAGCGCGCGATCTACGTCAACACCGCCTTCACCAGCCATATCGAGGGGCTGTCGAAGGAGGAATCGCGCTGGCTGCTCGATCATCTCTACAAGACAGCATGGGACGTGGAGATCCAGTGCCGCTTCCGCTGGCAGGCGGGATCGGTTGCCTTCTGGGACAACCGTGTGTGCCAGCATTTCGCCGTATCCGATTACTTCCCCGCCCGCCGGGTGATGGAACGCGTGACGATTGCCGGGGATCGCCCCTTTTTCACCCCGTAA